One window from the genome of Veillonellaceae bacterium encodes:
- the sstT gene encoding serine/threonine transporter SstT, with the protein MFNSLFSAISKISLVKQILVGLILGCIVALYAPDLAGRVAIFGTLFVGALKAIAPILVLVLIMSALSGQKRGVKTNMKSIIYLYILGTFSAALIAVIASFLYPVSLKLVANAADVAPPNGIVEVLRTLALNVVDNPVHALMTGNYIGILSWSIVFGIALRQASESTKEVIQGFSDAVSKAVRWVIQLAPLGIFGLVADSISQNGIEALISYGKLLVLLIGCMLFVALVINPLIVFMTIRQNPYPLVFTCLRESGIYAFFTRSSAANIPVNMSLCKKLGLDPDTYSVSIPLGATVNMAGAAVTISVLALAAVHTLGIQVDIWTALLLSIMSAGGACGASGVAGGSLLLVPMACALFGINNDIAMQVVGVGFIIGVLQDSTETALNSSTDVLFTAAADIAARKNKN; encoded by the coding sequence GTGTTTAATTCATTATTTTCAGCGATAAGTAAAATCAGCTTAGTCAAACAGATACTGGTTGGTCTTATCCTTGGTTGTATTGTTGCGTTGTATGCGCCAGACCTAGCCGGTCGTGTGGCTATTTTCGGCACCTTGTTTGTTGGGGCTTTAAAAGCTATTGCGCCAATATTAGTGCTAGTCCTCATTATGAGTGCTCTTTCTGGCCAAAAGCGTGGCGTAAAAACAAATATGAAATCTATTATTTATTTATATATTCTGGGTACTTTTTCCGCAGCTTTGATAGCGGTAATAGCAAGCTTCCTTTACCCGGTTAGCCTTAAGCTGGTTGCTAATGCTGCGGACGTAGCACCGCCGAATGGTATTGTTGAAGTGCTGCGTACTTTAGCGCTCAATGTTGTTGACAATCCTGTACACGCACTTATGACCGGTAATTATATTGGTATTCTTTCATGGAGTATTGTTTTTGGTATTGCGCTTCGTCAAGCCAGTGAATCAACCAAAGAAGTTATTCAAGGTTTTTCTGATGCAGTATCGAAAGCCGTGCGTTGGGTTATTCAACTTGCTCCTTTAGGTATTTTTGGTTTAGTAGCTGACTCTATCTCGCAGAATGGTATTGAAGCTCTTATTAGTTACGGCAAACTGCTCGTACTCTTAATTGGCTGTATGCTGTTTGTTGCTTTAGTTATCAATCCGCTTATCGTATTTATGACAATTCGTCAAAATCCATATCCACTGGTATTTACCTGCCTGCGTGAAAGTGGTATTTACGCCTTCTTTACCCGGAGCTCGGCAGCTAATATCCCGGTAAATATGAGCCTTTGTAAAAAACTTGGTCTTGATCCTGATACCTACTCGGTATCTATTCCGCTCGGCGCAACCGTTAACATGGCTGGCGCGGCAGTAACTATTTCGGTACTTGCTCTGGCAGCGGTACACACTCTCGGTATTCAGGTTGATATTTGGACTGCTCTGCTGTTAAGTATTATGTCTGCTGGTGGCGCTTGTGGCGCATCGGGTGTAGCCGGCGGTTCGCTACTGCTTGTTCCGATGGCCTGTGCCCTTTTCGGTATTAACAATGATATTGCAATGCAAGTTGTAGGGGTAGGCTTTATCATCGGGGTACTGCAAGATTCCACCGAAACGGCTCTCAACTCCTCGACTGACGTACTATTTACCGCAGCGGCAGATATCGCTGCACGTAAAAATAAGAATTAA